One window of Populus nigra chromosome 5, ddPopNigr1.1, whole genome shotgun sequence genomic DNA carries:
- the LOC133694331 gene encoding uncharacterized protein LOC133694331 encodes MAKVNKVRCKADSRRHRVMPYVLSPCSWKAGKDCHLKKNHSKASEKKDREGATCSVCLEHPHNAVLLLCSSYNKGCRPYMCATSRRFSNYLQQYKKSYTKATPTEGVPELLCPLCRGQVKGWTVVEPARKLLNAKKRTCMPDKCSFAGTYKQLRKHVKAKHPLARPRAVDPVLEEKWKKLECERERNDIISTIMSSKAGALVLGDYVIEPGYSGAHNDYDSDSDSSLGDGFLSLGSFDRGQSSGTRFRNEYHLDYESLDEEDYGMRRSGAMGSAAISGHGFHRILLERPRRQWSIYR; translated from the exons ATGGCAAAAGTTAATAAGGTGCGATGCAAGGCTGATTCCCGGCGGCACAGAGTGATGCCATATGTGTTGTCACCTTGCTCCTGGAAGGCTGGTAAAGATTGCCACTTGAAGAAAAACCATTCAAAAGCTTCAGAGAAAAAAGATCGGGAAGGTGCAACCTGCTCTGTTTGTCTGGAGCATCCTCACAATGCAGTGCTTCTCCTTTGCTCCTCTTATAACAAGGGCTGCCGTCCATATATGTGTGCCACTAGTCGCCGTTTTTCCAACTATCTTCAACAATACAAGAAATCTTATACAAAAGCAACTCCTACAGAAGGG GTTCCAGAACTTTTATGCCCACTTTGTCGAGGGCAGGTTAAGGGTTGGACAGTGGTGGAACCAGCTCGTAAGCTTCTCAATGCCAAGAAAAGAACCTGCATGCCGGATAAGTGCTCATTTGCTGGAACATATAAGCAGCTCAGGAAGCATGTTAAGGCAAAGCACCCTTTGGCACGACCCCGAGCTGTGGACCCTGTACTcgaagaaaaatggaagaagCTTGAATGTGAAAGAGAGCGAAACGATATAATCAGCACAATTATGTCATCGAAAGCAGGGGCACTAGTACTTGGTGATTATGTGATCGAGCCGGGGTATAGTGGTGCTCATAACGATTACGATTCTGATTCTGATTCATCCCTTGGTGATGGTTTCTTATCTTTGGGGTCGTTTGATAGAGGGCAGAGTAGTGGCACCCGCTTTCGTAATGAATATCACCTGGACTATGAGTCACTGGATGAGGAGGATTATGGGATGCGCCGATCTGGGGCTATGGGTTCTGCAGCAATATCTGGACATGGTTTTCACAGGATACTGCTGGAGAGACCAAGGAGGCAGTGGTCTATATACAGGTAG